One stretch of Negativicutes bacterium DNA includes these proteins:
- a CDS encoding DNA polymerase IV — protein MKKIIMHVDMDAFFAAVEQNDNDCYKNKPVIVGGCGKRGVVATASYEARLFGVFSAMSIAKAKKLCPEGIFLPCNHNRYSSISKEFFKILNEFSPCVEPLSIDEAFLDLTGMEKIFNNIEDYARKLKSRVYEQLGLVVSVGVGSNKFIAKLASDLEKPNGLVIVKPGQEYDLLKDKPVSILWGVGAKNNQKLKSLGIYKVEDLLKTEFKILLDHFGPSAYKLVDLAQGKDERQVVGVREPQSIGKEETFEVDLVNTAAIKKELLALSEKVGWRLRQKKYLAQKVTLKIKLKNFQVITCSESLVEGTNYDEVIYDIACKLYEQIEVKEAIRLLGITAGKLLKGNTINLFENTDDRKKALYNAIDSLKEKFGETVITKAKLR, from the coding sequence ATGAAAAAAATTATTATGCATGTTGATATGGATGCTTTTTTTGCGGCAGTTGAACAAAATGACAATGATTGTTATAAAAATAAACCGGTAATAGTTGGTGGTTGCGGTAAGCGTGGTGTTGTCGCAACTGCTTCTTATGAAGCTAGATTGTTCGGTGTTTTTTCGGCAATGTCGATTGCTAAGGCGAAAAAATTATGCCCGGAGGGGATTTTTTTGCCTTGCAATCATAATCGTTATAGTAGTATTTCGAAAGAATTCTTTAAAATCTTAAATGAATTTTCGCCTTGTGTTGAACCCTTATCAATAGATGAAGCTTTTCTGGATTTAACCGGGATGGAAAAAATTTTCAATAATATAGAAGACTATGCTCGAAAATTAAAAAGCCGAGTTTACGAACAGTTGGGTCTTGTTGTTTCAGTCGGTGTTGGCAGTAATAAGTTTATTGCTAAATTAGCCTCAGACCTTGAAAAACCAAATGGATTAGTAATTGTTAAACCGGGGCAGGAATATGATTTGTTAAAAGATAAGCCTGTTAGTATATTATGGGGTGTTGGAGCGAAAAACAATCAAAAATTAAAAAGTTTGGGGATTTATAAAGTTGAAGATTTATTAAAAACTGAGTTTAAAATATTGTTAGATCACTTTGGTCCTTCCGCTTATAAATTAGTTGATTTGGCCCAAGGAAAAGATGAGCGTCAGGTTGTGGGAGTGAGAGAGCCTCAATCAATTGGCAAGGAAGAAACCTTTGAAGTTGATTTGGTCAATACGGCAGCAATAAAAAAAGAATTATTAGCACTGTCAGAAAAGGTTGGATGGCGGTTAAGACAAAAAAAATATTTGGCACAAAAAGTAACTTTGAAAATTAAATTGAAAAATTTTCAGGTTATAACTTGTAGTGAGAGTTTGGTAGAGGGCACGAATTACGATGAAGTAATTTATGATATTGCCTGTAAATTATATGAGCAGATTGAGGTTAAAGAGGCTATTAGGTTATTGGGAATAACGGCCGGTAAACTGCTGAAGGGTAACACTATTAATTTATTTGAAAACACTGATGATAGAAAAAAGGCTTTGTACAATGCGATTGACAGTTTGAAAGAAAAATTTGGAGAAACGGTGATAACTAAAGCAAAATTACGCTGA
- a CDS encoding tetraprenyl-beta-curcumene synthase family protein, with protein MINSMKSIYLVNKFVHDILPKVDKEIYYWENFVRLSISGELKIQALASLKDKKFHCQGGSFYSMLPDVDINNFVKFIVAFQTISDYLDNLCDRVEVNDEQAFRQLHLAITDALDPTQKCKDYYLYYPYTKDGGYLKKLVTTCQYQIQRFPSYNLIKYDILTLGSLYSDLQTYKHLTPTLREEKLLNWLKIANRYTNVISHWEFAAATGSTLGIFMLCALANNSQITPSNIKLHKEAYFPWITGLHILLDYFIDYTEDLEHNDLNFLTYYTGTEEKLSRLILFKNEALAKTANTTDFIFNETIVKGLLALYLSDPKIKRPEDIAIKNKLLQSSGTYTKLLYKLSQIMRFFKIV; from the coding sequence ATGATTAATAGCATGAAAAGTATCTATCTGGTCAACAAGTTCGTACACGATATTTTACCCAAGGTAGATAAAGAAATATATTATTGGGAAAATTTCGTTAGATTGTCTATTTCCGGCGAATTAAAAATTCAAGCCTTAGCTAGCTTAAAAGATAAAAAATTCCACTGTCAGGGTGGTAGTTTTTACAGCATGTTACCGGATGTTGATATTAATAATTTTGTAAAGTTCATCGTAGCCTTCCAAACTATTAGTGATTATCTTGATAATCTTTGTGACAGAGTTGAAGTAAATGATGAGCAGGCTTTTCGCCAACTTCATCTGGCTATTACCGACGCTTTAGATCCTACTCAAAAATGTAAAGATTATTACCTGTATTATCCTTATACTAAAGACGGTGGTTATTTAAAAAAATTAGTAACAACTTGTCAATATCAAATTCAACGCTTTCCCAGTTACAATTTGATAAAATACGATATCTTAACGTTAGGCTCATTGTACAGTGACCTGCAAACATATAAACACTTAACTCCAACACTAAGAGAAGAAAAGCTACTAAATTGGCTTAAAATCGCTAATCGTTATACTAATGTTATTAGTCATTGGGAGTTTGCTGCTGCTACTGGATCAACTCTCGGAATTTTTATGTTGTGTGCTTTAGCCAACAATTCTCAAATTACGCCTTCTAATATTAAATTACATAAGGAGGCTTATTTCCCTTGGATTACCGGATTGCACATTTTACTAGACTATTTTATCGATTACACTGAAGATCTTGAGCATAATGATTTGAATTTTTTAACATATTATACTGGGACAGAAGAAAAGTTATCTCGACTGATTTTATTTAAAAATGAAGCTCTAGCTAAAACCGCTAATACTACCGATTTTATTTTTAACGAAACAATTGTTAAAGGCTTATTAGCACTATACTTGTCAGATCCTAAAATAAAAAGACCGGAAGATATAGCAATTAAAAATAAATTGCTACAGTCTTCCGGAACTTATACTAAATTATTATATAAATTATCTCAAATAATGAGATTTTTTAAAATTGTATAA
- a CDS encoding iron-containing alcohol dehydrogenase, with the protein MLNFFMPTRVLCGIDCLKDHSNVFTTLGSRAFIVTGKKSSAQNGSLNDVRFILEQNNIHYTLYNEINSNPSIQEVQEAAKIAQKTNPSFIIGIGGGSPLDAAKAIAILAKNNIDEKQLFSGIYNQPPLPIIAIPTTAGTGSEVTPYAVLTDNLNETKKSINSPAIFPKVAFLDAKYTMKLPQEITINTAIDALSHALEGYLSAKATETSNIFAEKALKILGKVLPKTLGTLTLEDRIELLYASMLAGVVISQTGTTAVHAMGYSLTFYKNIEHGKANGLLLYQYLSFINNYQHELINKVLSLLNMQTITDFGVLLETLLGPKTSLSRNELSLFVAKTFQSPNVSNTKPLPNRQDIENILKNSFIIE; encoded by the coding sequence ATGCTTAATTTTTTCATGCCAACCAGAGTATTATGTGGCATAGATTGCCTAAAAGACCACAGTAATGTTTTTACAACGTTAGGGTCTAGAGCTTTTATCGTCACTGGCAAAAAATCATCAGCCCAAAACGGCTCTTTAAATGATGTCCGATTTATTTTGGAACAAAACAATATTCACTATACTTTATATAATGAAATAAATAGTAATCCCAGCATTCAAGAAGTGCAAGAAGCTGCAAAAATCGCTCAGAAAACTAACCCCTCTTTTATTATCGGGATTGGAGGCGGTTCACCCTTAGACGCCGCCAAGGCTATTGCAATATTAGCTAAAAATAATATTGATGAAAAACAGTTGTTTTCCGGTATTTATAATCAACCGCCCTTACCTATTATCGCTATTCCTACTACTGCCGGTACCGGTAGCGAAGTTACACCTTACGCCGTCTTGACGGATAATCTTAATGAAACAAAAAAAAGCATCAACAGTCCAGCTATTTTTCCTAAAGTAGCCTTTCTGGATGCTAAGTACACTATGAAATTACCACAAGAAATAACAATCAATACCGCCATCGATGCATTGTCACATGCTTTAGAAGGTTACCTTTCAGCAAAAGCAACTGAAACCAGTAATATTTTTGCTGAAAAAGCACTAAAAATCCTCGGTAAAGTTCTACCAAAAACACTAGGGACATTAACACTTGAAGACCGCATCGAACTATTGTATGCTTCAATGTTAGCCGGCGTAGTTATATCTCAAACCGGCACCACTGCAGTCCATGCTATGGGTTATTCCCTAACCTTCTATAAAAACATTGAGCACGGCAAAGCTAATGGTTTATTGCTCTATCAATATCTGAGCTTTATCAATAATTATCAGCATGAACTTATTAATAAAGTCCTGAGCTTATTAAATATGCAAACTATCACTGATTTCGGTGTATTATTGGAAACATTGTTAGGCCCTAAAACCAGTTTATCAAGAAATGAACTTAGTTTATTTGTCGCTAAAACTTTTCAATCTCCTAACGTTAGCAATACTAAGCCGCTACCAAATCGCCAGGATATTGAAAACATCCTTAAAAACAGTTTTATTATAGAATAA
- a CDS encoding CoA-disulfide reductase: protein MRKKIVIIGGVAGGASAAARLRRLDENLEIIILEKGDYISFANCGLPYYIGNVIPNRDSLFLQTPTMLKNHLNIQARVAHEVIEIDKVNKTVTVKDLKTQTTYLETYDKLILSPGASPLLPKISGLSEAKNLFTLRNVPDTDKIKTFININQPKTATIIGGGFIGLEMAENLKHLGLAVTIIEMAKQILPPLDFEMAAIAQNKLIENGITLILNNGLKEIKDQGSTLILNDNTELHTDLTILSIGVKPETAFTKTAALTLNNAGGIVVDEYFKTSDPHIYAVGDAIEVPHYITQAQTMLPLASPANRQGRLVADNLCGIKAPYHGVLGSAVVKLFDLTIATTGLNELQLQKNNLDYKVIHLHPGSHAGYYPNSSPISLKLLFSKIDGKIFGAQALGTAGVEKRIDVIATAIKGNLTIEDLADLELCYAPPFSSAKDPVNMAGYLAENVLGNLLQTFQWHELINNSPEMFLLDVREPSEHNFEKLQHSINIPLSQLRSRLTDLPTDQTIYVYCQVGLRGYLACRILKQHGFNCKNLDGGFKTYKEVLKFL from the coding sequence ATGCGTAAAAAAATTGTTATTATCGGTGGCGTAGCCGGCGGTGCTTCTGCAGCAGCTAGATTACGACGCCTTGATGAAAATCTTGAAATTATCATTTTAGAAAAAGGGGACTATATTTCTTTTGCCAACTGTGGTTTACCTTACTACATTGGCAATGTTATACCAAATCGCGACTCTTTATTTTTACAAACACCAACTATGTTAAAAAACCATCTTAATATACAGGCTCGCGTTGCTCATGAAGTTATTGAAATCGATAAAGTTAATAAAACAGTCACTGTTAAAGATTTAAAAACACAAACAACTTACCTGGAAACTTATGATAAATTAATTTTATCACCTGGCGCTAGCCCTCTTCTGCCAAAGATTAGCGGACTAAGCGAGGCTAAAAATTTATTTACTTTACGCAATGTTCCTGATACCGATAAAATTAAAACCTTCATTAATATTAATCAGCCAAAAACTGCTACTATTATCGGTGGCGGATTCATTGGCCTTGAAATGGCTGAAAATCTTAAGCATTTAGGTCTTGCTGTTACTATTATTGAAATGGCTAAACAAATCTTACCACCACTTGATTTTGAAATGGCCGCCATTGCTCAAAATAAGCTCATCGAAAATGGCATTACCTTAATCCTCAACAACGGCTTAAAAGAAATTAAAGACCAAGGATCTACGCTGATTTTAAACGATAATACCGAGCTTCATACCGATTTAACAATTTTATCCATCGGTGTAAAGCCGGAAACTGCTTTTACCAAAACAGCCGCGCTCACCCTAAACAACGCCGGCGGAATAGTTGTTGATGAATATTTTAAAACTTCTGATCCTCACATTTATGCGGTTGGCGATGCCATCGAAGTTCCTCATTACATTACTCAAGCTCAAACAATGCTACCACTAGCTTCACCGGCTAATCGCCAAGGACGCTTAGTAGCGGATAATCTTTGTGGTATCAAAGCTCCTTATCATGGCGTCTTAGGCTCCGCCGTTGTCAAATTATTCGATTTAACAATTGCAACAACGGGCTTAAATGAGCTGCAACTACAAAAAAATAATCTTGACTATAAGGTAATCCATCTACATCCCGGATCGCATGCCGGCTATTATCCAAATTCCAGCCCGATTTCGTTAAAACTACTGTTCTCTAAAATTGACGGTAAGATTTTCGGAGCTCAAGCACTAGGCACAGCTGGGGTCGAAAAACGTATTGATGTTATCGCCACTGCTATTAAAGGAAATCTAACCATTGAAGATTTAGCAGACTTAGAACTTTGTTATGCTCCGCCATTTTCTTCTGCCAAAGATCCGGTAAATATGGCGGGTTATCTGGCGGAAAATGTTTTAGGGAACCTCCTCCAAACATTCCAATGGCATGAATTAATTAATAATTCGCCAGAAATGTTCTTATTAGATGTTAGAGAGCCATCCGAGCATAACTTTGAAAAACTTCAACACTCTATTAATATCCCCTTAAGTCAACTACGCTCTCGTCTTACTGATTTACCAACAGATCAAACTATTTATGTTTACTGTCAGGTAGGTTTAAGAGGCTATCTAGCTTGTCGCATTTTAAAGCAACATGGTTTTAATTGCAAAAATCTTGATGGTGGTTTTAAAACCTATAAAGAAGTTTTAAAATTCCTCTAA
- the nirJ1 gene encoding putative heme d1 biosynthesis radical SAM protein NirJ1: MISVTKLLFSTEYFGDSLRYRHGSKNAKNGVAEGTGPVVVWNSTRTCNLTCRHCYMSSDAKKYEGELNTAEAKRFIDDLAEFKVPVLLFSGGEPLLRPDFFELAQYAADKGIRPTLSTNGTLITAEVAQKIKDIGVGYVGISLDGLADVNDKFRGKEGAFELAMAGIKNCVAVGQRVGLRFTINRHNFLELDKIFDFIEAENIDRVCFYHLVYSGRGNEMMEEDVTPEESRQAMDIIIRRTKDFEERGLKKEILTVDNHCDGVYMYVKAVQEGDNALAEQIKKLISMNGGNRSGIAFGEVDHLGYVHPDQFTQHHTFGNVRERKFGDIWTDVNHPIMAGLKDRKTLLKGRCQKCQYLENCNGNFRTRAEAVTGDFWESDPACYLTDEEIGLTKGDK, from the coding sequence ATGATCAGTGTAACAAAATTATTGTTTTCTACAGAGTATTTTGGCGATTCTTTGCGATATCGTCATGGTTCGAAAAATGCTAAAAATGGTGTAGCGGAAGGAACCGGTCCGGTTGTAGTGTGGAATTCAACCAGAACTTGTAATCTTACTTGTCGTCATTGTTATATGAGTTCTGATGCAAAAAAATATGAAGGTGAATTAAATACTGCTGAGGCTAAAAGATTTATAGATGATTTAGCAGAATTTAAGGTGCCGGTATTGTTATTTTCTGGTGGGGAGCCTTTGCTCAGACCAGATTTTTTTGAGTTAGCACAATATGCAGCTGACAAAGGAATTAGACCAACTTTATCAACTAATGGAACGTTAATTACCGCGGAAGTTGCGCAAAAGATTAAAGACATCGGTGTAGGTTATGTGGGGATTTCCTTAGATGGTTTAGCGGATGTTAATGATAAGTTCCGTGGCAAAGAAGGGGCATTTGAATTAGCAATGGCTGGGATTAAAAACTGTGTAGCAGTTGGCCAAAGAGTGGGGTTACGCTTTACGATTAATCGTCATAATTTTTTGGAACTGGATAAAATATTTGATTTTATCGAGGCGGAAAATATTGATAGAGTTTGTTTTTATCATTTGGTTTATTCGGGGCGTGGTAATGAAATGATGGAAGAGGATGTTACTCCTGAAGAATCACGTCAAGCGATGGATATTATTATTAGACGAACTAAAGATTTTGAAGAGCGTGGTCTGAAAAAAGAAATATTAACTGTTGATAATCATTGCGACGGTGTTTATATGTATGTTAAAGCGGTTCAAGAGGGTGATAATGCCTTGGCAGAACAAATTAAAAAGTTGATTTCGATGAATGGTGGCAATAGATCGGGGATTGCTTTTGGTGAGGTTGATCATTTAGGTTATGTTCATCCTGATCAATTTACACAACACCATACTTTTGGCAATGTTAGAGAACGTAAATTTGGAGACATTTGGACTGATGTTAATCATCCGATTATGGCAGGGTTGAAAGATCGTAAAACTTTATTAAAGGGGCGCTGTCAAAAGTGTCAATACCTTGAAAATTGCAATGGTAATTTTAGAACTAGAGCAGAAGCTGTTACCGGCGATTTTTGGGAGTCTGATCCGGCCTGTTATTTGACTGATGAAGAAATAGGTTTAACAAAAGGAGATAAGTAA
- the nirJ2 gene encoding putative heme d1 biosynthesis radical SAM protein NirJ2 gives MIISWNTTNACNMYCDHCYRDAGCQAEEELNTAQAKTLLEQIAKAGFKIMIFSGGEPLMRPDIVELVSYATSLGLRPVFGTNGTLITKELALQLKEAGTMGMGISLDSLDPKKHNEFRKFPNAWEGAVQGMRNCREVGLAFQIHTTIMDWNESEIEAITDFAVAEGAVAHHFFFLVPTGRAVTIEAETLKAQAYEDTLTRILNKQKEVSIELKPTCAPQFMRIAKQMGLKMRFGRGCLAGTSYCIISPKGQVQPCAYLNIPLGDVRETPFDEIWRNNEVLNELRTLNYKGGCGECPFKQACGGCRARAAYYNDGDYMAEEPWCLYHGRTGQK, from the coding sequence ATGATTATTTCTTGGAATACAACCAATGCTTGTAATATGTATTGTGATCATTGTTATCGTGATGCTGGTTGTCAAGCGGAAGAGGAATTAAATACAGCACAAGCAAAAACCTTATTGGAACAAATTGCTAAGGCTGGTTTTAAAATTATGATTTTTAGTGGCGGTGAACCGCTAATGCGCCCTGATATTGTTGAATTGGTAAGTTATGCCACTTCGTTAGGGTTAAGACCGGTTTTTGGTACGAATGGAACCTTGATTACGAAAGAATTGGCACTACAATTAAAAGAAGCTGGAACAATGGGGATGGGAATTTCGCTGGACTCATTGGATCCTAAAAAGCATAATGAATTTCGCAAGTTCCCTAATGCTTGGGAAGGTGCGGTTCAAGGGATGAGAAATTGTCGTGAAGTTGGGTTAGCGTTTCAAATACATACTACTATTATGGATTGGAATGAAAGCGAAATTGAAGCAATCACAGATTTTGCAGTAGCTGAAGGCGCGGTCGCGCATCACTTTTTTTTCTTAGTACCAACTGGTAGAGCGGTTACAATTGAAGCGGAAACTTTAAAGGCTCAGGCGTATGAAGATACTTTGACCCGTATTTTAAATAAGCAAAAAGAAGTATCAATTGAGTTAAAACCGACTTGTGCTCCGCAATTTATGAGAATTGCTAAACAAATGGGGCTGAAAATGCGATTTGGCAGAGGTTGCTTGGCGGGGACTTCGTATTGTATTATCAGTCCGAAAGGGCAAGTTCAACCTTGTGCGTATTTGAATATTCCGTTGGGTGATGTTCGTGAAACACCATTTGATGAAATTTGGCGCAATAATGAAGTCTTAAATGAATTAAGAACCTTAAATTATAAAGGTGGTTGCGGTGAATGTCCATTTAAACAAGCTTGTGGTGGTTGTCGTGCTAGAGCGGCTTATTATAATGATGGTGATTATATGGCGGAAGAACCATGGTGTTTATATCATGGTAGAACCGGACAAAAATAA